The following are encoded together in the Rhizoctonia solani chromosome 10, complete sequence genome:
- a CDS encoding Retrotransposable element Tf2 protein gives MFVKKADGSLQLVVDYRKLNNVTHKNVYPLPRQDNLMAKLQNAKLFTKLDLHWGYNNVRIKEGDEWKTAFRTKYGLFEYLVMPFGLTNAPATFQHFMNDLFRDLIDVTVVIYLDNILIFLEKPEEHPTHVREVLSRLMTNQLFCKLLKCHFHVTTVDYLGIVISPAGFSMDQKKIEAVTSIARPLHNLTWKETPWLWGDSEEGAFQELKNLVTQSPVLIHSNPELPYYLETDASGVAMGAILSQRGTDNWLHPIAYMSKSFSGAEANYDTHNKELLAIIKALEEWRIFLEATDKLVQVFTDHCNLEYWMQARTFNQQHARWQVFLSNFNFEIHYRPGKQSRKPDALSRRLDYVDTQQEPEVMLPTKVFVNTSEVELELVSEIRSKLKDDPSLESIIQFLTEDANNAPPSICKAY, from the exons atgtttgttaaaaaggcagatggatcccTTCAATTGGTGGTGGATTATAGAAAGCTTAACAACGtcacccacaaaaatgtctacccGCTTCCCAGGCAGGACAACCTAATGGCTAAGCTCCAAAACGCCAAACTGTTCACCAAGCTGGATCTACActggggttataacaatgTACGGATtaaggaaggggatgaatggaagacggctttcAGAACCAAGTACGGGCTCTTTGAATATTTggtgatgccctttggccttacaaacgcccctgccaccttccaacatttcatgaatgatctgttcagggacctcattgatgtCACAGTGgtcatctacttggacaatatcctgatcttcttggagaaACCAGAAGAACACCCCACCCATGTGAGGGAGGTCCTATCCAGACTAATGACAAATCAACTCTTCTGCAAATTATTGAagtgtcacttccacgtTACCACAGTTGACTACCTTGGTATTGTAATCTCACCAGCAGggttctccatggatcagaagaagattgaggcagtaAC ctctaTTGCACGTCCCCTGCACAATCTCACTTggaaggaaaccccttggttaTGGGGTGATTCAGAAGAAGGGGCTTTCCAGGAATTAAAAAACCTTGTCACGCAGTCACCGGTACTAATCCATTCCAATCCGGAACTTCCTTACTACCTAGAGACAGACgcgtcaggagtagccatgggcgCCATACTAAGTCAAAGGGGAACAGACAACTGGCTACATCCtattgcatacatgtcaaaatctttctcaggagcagaagccaactatgatacccacaacaaagaactcctagccatcatcaaggccctggaggaatggcgtatcttcctggaagcaaCGGATAAGCTGGTCCAAGTATTCACAGACCATTGCAACCtagagtactggatgcaggcaaggacattcaaccaacaacatgctagatggcaagttttcctgagcaacttcaattttgaaatccatTACCGCCCTGGAAAACAATCCagaaaaccagacgccctgtcCAGACGTTTGGATTATGTGGATACACAacaggaaccagaagtcatgctcccAACCAAAGTCTTTGTTAACACATCAGAAGTGGAACTGGAATTAGTCTCAGAAATCCGCTCAAAACTGAAAGATGACCCTTCCCTTGAatccatcatccaattcctgacTGAAGACGCCAATAACGCCCCACCTTCCATCTGCAAGGCTTATTGA
- a CDS encoding Transposon Ty3-G Gag-Pol polyprotein, whose translation MQNHPTEPLKTLIDSGATSNFISPAIVKKYKIPKTLLGNPQVVRMLDGTISQTGCIWHQVQLTVLANGHPHSIPFLVCPIGNTPAILGMTWLTQESPLIDWSSGTVTFPDLAQIASKEEANLDPLADLPPQYHEFARVFGEEEFKVLPPHREYDIAINLLPDAKLTPGPIYWMTDAES comes from the coding sequence ATGCAAAACCACCCAACAGAACCACTTAAAACCCTAATAGACTCCGGCGCTACATCTAATTTTATATCACCTGCCATAGTcaaaaaatataaaataccaaaaaccctacttggaaatccacaagtagtgagaatgttagatggtacaatatctcagactggttgcatatggcaccaggtacaactcacggtcttggccaatggccatccccactccattcctttTCTAGTCTGCCCTATTGGTAATACCCCggccatacttggcatgacgtGGCTCACCCAAGAGTCccccctcattgactggtCCTCTGGCACCGTAACATTCCCGGACCTAGCCCAGATTGCCTCCAAAGAAGAGGCCAATCTGGaccctttagcagaccttccccctcagtaccatgaatttgctagagtatttggtgaagaggaattcaaggtTCTACCTCCTCACCGGGAATATGATATAGCCATTAATCTCctcccagatgccaaacttaCCCCAGGCCCCATTTACTGGATGACAGATGCGGAATCATAA
- a CDS encoding Retrotransposon-derived protein PEG10 — translation MELEPTLSALLEAIAALTSQVGSLQDQVKSQGKQITQLVAICKETNNLVGDKDQGGAHAKPGPLTGPVTPPTHTGGETHTPGTVRPGLKAPFRPSRGTGFDSEEEEEPRRGPKKEPCNMPRSLSSLTPFDSGTSVKRPKMELPDPYKGNTRGQKATQWLDQMLLWVALHCDQFDKEEQMVMWILYHMTDKAANWALPLIGAIIKGEGNPPTTIPALTAKFKEAFANPDAKQATARKIATLAQTSTTSKYVTEFCNLIAELDWNKEAYIAQFMQGLHWKVKELLSTKDSIPDKLKAIFAAAIKIDNIRRKNEENRPKKAPAKSPTTPPTTTTQRVRLLEDPNYVTPEERDRCRTSGLCVKCGQKGHGIKQCPNGWKATIKEVAKVAEEEGLGKE, via the coding sequence ATGGAACTGGAGCCAACCCTtagcgctctccttgaggctattgCAGCCCTCACtagccaagttgggtccctccaggaccaagtcaaatCCCAGGGCAAGCAGATTACCCAGCTtgttgccatatgcaaggaaaccaacaaccttgttggtgacaaagaCCAAGGAGGCGCTCacgccaagcctggcccattgactgggcctgtcactccccccactcacacagggggagaaacccacactccaggaacggttaggcctggactcaaggctcccttccgcccatcaagGGGTacgggctttgactcagaagaagaggaggaaccaAGGAGaggccccaaaaaggagccttgcAACATGCCtaggagcctcagctcccttaccccctttgactcaggGACCTCCGTAAAaagacccaagatggagcTGCCGGACCCTTACAAGGGCAATACCAGGGGACAAAAGgccacccagtggctagaccAAATGCTACtatgggtagccctccattgtgatcaatttgacaaggaggagcagatggtcaTGTGGATtctctaccacatgacagacaaggcagccAACTGGGCACTCCCCCTTATTGGGGCAATTATCAAGGGTGAAGGCAACCCCCCTACCACTATCCCGGCTttaacagccaaattcaaggaagcctttgccaacCCTGATGCTAAACAGGCCACTGCCAGGAAGATAGCTACCCTGGCCCaaacctccaccacctccaagtacgtcacggagttctgCAATCTCAttgcggaattagactggaacaaggaggcttATATTGCACAGTTCatgcaaggcctccactggaaggtcaaggaattgttgtccaccaaggataGCATTCCTGACAAACTCAAAGCCATCTTTGCGGcggcaatcaaaattgacaacatccgccgcaaaaatgaggaaaacCGCCCCAAGAAAgcacctgccaagtccccaaCCACCCCTcccaccactaccactcaacgggtccgcctattGGAGGATCCCAACTATGTCACaccagaagaaagggaccgctGCCGCacgtctggcctttgtgtcaagtgcggccaaaagggacatggcatcaaacaatgccctaatggctggaaagccaccatcaAGGAGGTGGCCAAGGTTGCAGAGGAGGAAgggttgggaaaagagtga
- a CDS encoding Retrotransposon-derived protein PEG10 has protein sequence MEPEPTLSALLKAITALSTQVGSLQDQVKSQGKQIIQLVAICKETNDLVGDKDQGGAQAKPGPLTGPVTPPTHLGGETHTPGTIRPGLKAPFRPPRNTGFETEDEEDQRRPKREPQGMPRRHLGSLTPFDAGSSVKRPKMDLPEPYKGNTRGRKATQWLDRMMLWVALHRDQFDEEEQMVVWILYHMTNKAANWALPIIGNIIKGKGNPPTTIQALTAKFKEAFADPDAKRAAARKIAALTQTTTTSEYVTEFRNLMAELDWNTEAYIAQFTQGLHWKVKELLSTKDNVPDNDLKAIFAASIKIDNTRWENKENRPKKAPTKSSPVTTTTSSTTATRVRLSEDPNYITPEERDRRCASGLCVKCGQKGHGIKQCPNGWKATPKETAKVAQDESEKE, from the coding sequence atggaaccggagccaacccttagcgctctcctcaaggctatcacagccctctccacccaagttgggtccctccaggaccaagtcaaatCCCAAGGCAAGCAAATTATCCAACTtgttgccatatgcaaggagaccaacgaccttgttggagacaaagatcagggcggagcccaagccaagcctggcccattgactgggcctgtcacccctcctacccacttgggaggggaaacccacactccaggcacgattaggcctggactcaaggccccattccggCCCCCTAGAAACACAGGCTTTGAAACAGAGGATGAGGAAGATCAAAGGCGCCCCAAAagggagcctcaaggaatgCCTAGGAGGCATCTAGGGTCcctaaccccctttgacgcagggtccagcgtaaagcgaCCTAAAATGGACCTCCCTGAACCTTATAAAGGCAATACcaggggacgcaaggccacgcaatggctggatcgaatgatgctctgggttgctctccacagggaccaattcgacgaggaagagcaaaTGGTGGTATGGATCTTGTACCACATGACCAACAAGGCAGCCAATTGGGCACTCCCTATCATTGGgaacatcatcaagggcaagggtaaccctcccaccaccatccaggccttaacggcaaaattcaaagaagcctttgctgACCCAGACGCAAAGAGGGCGGCTGCCAGAAAGATTGCCGCGTTGActcagaccaccaccacgtctgagtatgtcacagaattccgcaacctcatggcggaacttgactggaacactgaggcatacattgcccagtttacgCAAGGCCTTcattggaaggtcaaggaactcctgtccaccaaggacaacgtCCCCGACAATGACCTCAAGGCCATTTTTGCCGcctcaatcaaaattgacaacactcgttgggaaaacaaggagaaccgcccaaaaAAGGCGCCCACCAAGTCCTCCCCGGTCACCACGACCACTTCCTCCACTACTGCCACAAGGGTCCGGttatcagaggaccctaactacatcaccccggaggaaagagACCGCCGCTGTGcatctggcctttgtgtcaagtgcggtcaaaaggggcatgggataaaacaatgccccaatggatggaaggccaccccCAAGGAGACCGCTAAGGTAGCCCAGGACGAGTCGGAAAAAGAATAA